A window of the Hordeum vulgare subsp. vulgare chromosome 5H, MorexV3_pseudomolecules_assembly, whole genome shotgun sequence genome harbors these coding sequences:
- the LOC123399737 gene encoding DNA repair protein RAD50, with protein sequence MSTVDKMLIKGIRSFDPENKNVITFFKPLTLIVGSNGAGKTTIIECLKLSCTGELPPNSRSGHTFVHDPKVAGETETKGQIKLRFKTAAGKDVVCIRSFQLTQKASKMEFKAIESVLQTINPHTGEKVCLSYRCADMDREIPALMGVSKAILENVIFVHQDESNWPLQDPSTLKKKFDDIFSATRYTKALEVIKKLHKDQAQEIKTFRLKLENLQTLKDQACRLRDSIAQDQEKSDALKTQMEDLKTNIQAVENKILRTETSMVELRKLQEQISIKATARSTHFSLQHQQYNALSEENEDTDEELKEWQTKFQEKIALLETKIAKLEREMNDEYAKSSLLSETINDSTREIGKLQAEADAHMSVKHERDSAIRKIFTKHNLGPVPDAPFTNDIAMNLTNRTKARLSNLEDDLQEKKKTNETQLEFLWGRYLKVNARYSEVDGQIQSKKESKIGVLRRIKDKENERDASETELSKHNLARIDERERHLQTDVERKTIALGERDYDLIISQKRSEIYTLDHKIKALHREKDNINTDADDRVKLELKKDELEKCQKKLKKIYDEHKDKFRSVLKGRLPREKDAKKEITQAFGSVDAEYNDLNSKSQEADQQLKLVRMKIDAAKSHLSKLQKVLDGKRNHVNSKLQTIAKVSVDINAYPKILKDAMDERDKQTNNFSYAKGMRQMYEPFEKVARQHHKCPCCDRAFTPDEEDLFVKKQRTTGISTAERLKVLAENLSIAEDLFNQLDNLRVIYDEYVKLEKETIPLAQKDLEQLLADECEKAQISDDLVSVLAQVKMDRDGVEVLLHPVDTIDRHVQEIQELEPQVKDLEYKLDSRGQGVRSVDEIQLELISVQRARDTLTGEVDDLRDQQKMLSEDLSNAQMRWHALREEKLRASSVLLKFKKAEEDLVHFAEEKEQLILDQKHLEEALVPLSKERESLLQEYKALKERFDQEYDQLAERKRGFQQEIDILGTLNTRIKGYLDSKKVEKLNEFQERHTLSLSQLQKCEARKQDISVELDKSKQLLRSQDQLKRNIDDNLNYRKTKAEVDRLTHDIELLEDNVLSIGSMSTIEADLKRHAQEKERLLSEYNRCQGTISVYQSNISKHKLELKQTQYKDIEKRYFNQLLQLKTTEMANKDLDRYYAALDKALMRFHTMKMEEINKIIKELWQQTYRGQDIDCISINSDSEGAGTRSYSYRVVMQNGGAELEMRGRCSAGQKVLASLIIRLALAETFCLNCGILALDEPTTNLDGPNAESLAAALLRIMESRKGQENFQLIIITHDERFAQLIGQRQLAEKYYRISKDEQQHSKIEAQEIFD encoded by the exons ATGAGCACGGTGGACAAGATGCTGATCAAGGGAATCCGGAGCTTCGACCCGGAGAACAAGAACGTCATCACCTTCTTCAAGCCCCTCACCCTCATCGTCGGCTCCAACGGGGCCGGCAAAACC ACCATCATCGAGTGCCTGAAGCTGTCCTGCACCGGCGAGTTGCCCCCCAACTCCCGCTCCGGCCACACCTTCGTCCATGACCCCAAG GTAGCAGGTGAAACCGAAACGAAAGGGCAGATTAAGCTGCGGTTTAAGACAGCAGCAGGAAAGGATGTGGTGTGCATCCGCTCTTTCCAGCTTACCCAGAAGGCATCAAAGATGGAGTTTAAGGCAATCGAGAGTGTCCTTCAGACTATAAATCCACACACGGGCGAG AAGGTTTGTCTCAGCTACAGATGCGCTGATATGGATAGGGAGATTCCAGCCCTAATGGGTGTTTCGAAGGCTATATTGGAGAATGTTATATTTGTGCACCAAGACGAATCCAATTGGCCATTACAGGACCCTTCTACACTTAAGAAAAAGTTTGACGACATCTTTTCTGCTACCCG CTATACCAAAGCTCTTGAAGTCATAAAGAAACTTCACAAGGACCAAGCACAAGAAATCAAGACTTTTAGGTTAAAGCTGGAGAACCTTCAGACTCTTAAAGATCAAGCATGCAGG CTTCGTGACAGTATTGCACAAGATCAAGAGAAGTCAGATGCCTTAAAAACTCAAATGGAGGACCTGAAAACAAACATCCAAGCTGTGGAAAACAAAATTCTTCGTACTGAAACAAGTATGGTGGAGTTGAGGAAACTTCAGGAGCAAATTAGCATCAAAGCAACTGCTAGAAGTACACATTTTTCACTTCAGCACCAACAGTATAATGCTCTTTCCGAGGAAAATGAAG ATACTGATGAGGAACTGAAGGAGTGGCaaacaaaatttcaagaaaaaattGCGTTACTGGAAACGAAAATCGCTAAACTTGAACGAGAGATGAATGATGAATATGCAAAAAGCTCTCTGCTATCTGAGACCATCAATGATTCAACACGTGAAATAGGAAAGCTCCAGGCCGAAGCTGAT GCTCACATGTCCGTGAAGCATGAACGAGATTCAGCCATCAGAAAGATATTCACTAAACATAATCTCGGGCCAGTTCCTGATGCTCCTTTTACTAATGATATTGCCATGAACCTTACAAACAGAACTAAAGCAAGActatcgaatctcgaggacgatttGCAGGAAAAGAAG AAAACTAATGAGACACAGTTAGAGTTTCTTTGGGGACGGTATCTTAAAGTAAATGCTCGCTACTCTGAAGTTGATGGCCAGATACAATCAAAGAAAGAATCTAAG ATTGGTGTTTTAAGGCGCATAAAAGATAAGGAGAATGAGCGAGATGCTTCAGAGACGGAACTTTCAAAGCATAATCTGGCCCGTATTGATGAAAGAGAGCGGCATCTG CAAACTGACGTTGAGAGGAAGACAATTGCCCTGGGAGAAAGAGACTATGATTTGATTATAAGTCAGAAGCGCTCAGAGATATATACCTTGGATCACAAGATAAAAGCACTTCACCGAGAGAAAGATAACATAAACACTGATGCTGATGACAGAGTAAAATTAGAACTCAAGAAGGATGAGTTGGAGAAGTGCCAGAAGAAACTTAAAAAGAT ATATGATGAACATAAGGACAAATTTAGGAGTGTTCTTAAGGGAAGGCTTCCTCGTGAGAAGGATGCCAAGAAGGAGATTACTCAAGCTTTCGG GTCTGTAGACGCAGAATACAACGATTTGAACTCAAAATCTCAGGAAGCGGACCAACAGTTGAAATTGGTGCGAATGAAAATCGATGCTGCTAAAAGCCACTTGTCAAAGCTCCAAAAAGTTTTGGATG GAAAAAGAAATCATGTAAACTCGAAACTTCAAACCATTGCTAAGGTATCTGTTGACATCAACGCCTACCCTAAGATTCTGAAAGATGCCATGGACGAGAGAGATAAACAGACAAA CAATTTCAGTTATGCTAAGGGAATGCGGCAAATGTATGAACCTTTTGAAAAAGTGGCCCGTCAGCATCACAAGTGTCCTTGCTGTGATCGTGCTTTCACACCTGATGAAGAGGACCTCTTTGTAAAGAAG CAAAGGACAACAGGTATAAGTACCGCAGAGCGCTTGAAAGTGCTGGCAGAGAACTTATCAATTGCTGAAGACTTATTCAATCAATTGGATAATCTCCGTGTGATTTATGATGAATATGTGAAACTGGAGAAAGAGACTATACCTTTAGCACAGAAGGATTTGGAACAACTTTTGGCAGATGAATGTGAGAAGGCACAGATATCTGATGAT CTTGTGAGTGTTCTTGCTCAAGTTAAAATGGACAGGGATGGAGTGGAAGTCTTGTTACATCCAGTTGATACTATCGACAGGCATGTGCAAGAAATACAGGAGTTAGAACCACAAGTCAAAGATCTTGAATATAAGCTTGATTCTCGTGGCCAAGGCGTTAGATCTGTCGACGAAATTCAGTTGGAGCTGATCTCTGTGCAGAGGGCAAG GGACACATTGACTGGTGAAGTAGACGATCTCAGGGATCAGCAAAAAATGCTTAGCGAGGATCTATCAAATGCTCAGATGCGTTGGCATGCTCTTAGGGAAGAAAAACTAAGAGCCTCAAGTGTATTGCTGAAGTTCAAAAAGGCTGAAGAAGATTTAGTACATTTTGCCGAGGAAAAGGAGCAACTGATCCTAGATCAGAAG CATTTAGAAGAAGCTCTTGTTCCATTGTCAAAAGAGAGAGAAAGCTTGTTGCAAGAGTATAAAGCTTTGAAGGAAAGGTTTGATCAGGAGTATGATCAGCTGGCAGAAAGAAAAAGGGGATTCCAGCAAGAAATCGATATACTTGGAACCCTTAACACACGCATCAAAGG GTACCTGGATTCAAAGAAAGTAGAGAAGCTTAATGAATTTCAGGAAAGGCATACCCTATCCCTGTCTCAGTTACAGAAATGTGAGGCAAGAAAGCAAGACATATCGGTTGAGCTTGACAAGAGCAAACAGCTATTACGGAGCCAAGATCAATTGAAAAGAAACATTGATGACAATCTGAACTACAGGAAAACAAAGGCCGAAGTGGATCGACTTACTCATGATATCGAGTTACTTGAAGATAATGTGCTTTCCATCGGCAGCATGTCTACTATAGAAGCTGATCTTAAGCGGCATGCTCAAGAAAAGGAGAGGCTTCTTTCAGAG TATAATAGGTGTCAAGGAACAATTTCTGTTTACCAAAGTAATATTTCAAAGCACAAACTTGAGCTTAAACAGACACAATACAAGGATATTGAGAAGAGATATTTTAATCAACTTCTTCAACTTAAG ACAACTGAGATGGCCAATAAGGACTTGGACCGATACTATGCTGCTTTGGACAA GGCCCTTATGCGGTTCCATACCATGAAAATGGAGGagataaataaaataattaaggAATTGTGGCAGCAGACATACAGAGGCCAAGATATTGATTGCATAAGCATCAATTCTGATTCTGAGGGTGCAGGCACTCGATCATATAGCTACCGT GTTGTCATGCAAAATGGTGGTGCGGAGCTGGAAATGCGAGGGCGATGCAGTGCTGGTCAGAAG GTGCTTGCTTCTCTTATAATCAGACTGGCACTGGCAGAGACATTCTGTCTGAATTGTGGCATATTAGCTCTGGATGAGCCAACCACCAATCTTGATGGACCCAATGCTGAGAGCCTAGCTGCTGCTCTATTGAG AATAATGGAGAGCAGAAAAGGCCAGGAGAACTTCCAGCTGATCATAATCACCCATGATGAGCGGTTTGCTCAGCTTATCGGTCAGAGGCAGCTTGCGGAGAAGTATTACCGGATCTCCAAGGATGAGCA ACAACACAGCAAAATAGAAGCCCAAGAGATATTTGACTGA